One region of Salvia miltiorrhiza cultivar Shanhuang (shh) chromosome 3, IMPLAD_Smil_shh, whole genome shotgun sequence genomic DNA includes:
- the LOC131018414 gene encoding uncharacterized protein LOC131018414: MEFGHSGDVMKKRSSFGLSVADEKIKLIDILSEDDYFLVACDHSLQSSVSGIERMEQKEQNLCVQESRTSFLRRSLAWNSAFFNSSGVLDPDELFFMNNGASETSLLPAAHEVRNRRSESESTKNNVSIFGDWFELQPSITESKSSKALNVVERSSKSRPKQIAQSSRICDRSCNSKVVIKSDRTSIGSIINVESEGKMKKEVKTFFFW; this comes from the exons ATGGAATTTGGGCATAGTGGCGATGTGATGAAGAAGAGGTCAAGTTTTGGATTAAGTGTTGCTGATGAGAAGATTAAACTGATTGATATTCTGTCTGAAGATGATTACTTTCTTGTTGCTTGTGATCATTCTCTTCAATCCTCCGTCTCAG GAATTGAAAGAATGGAACAAAAAGAGCAGAATCTGTGTGTTCAAGAATCAAGAACAAGTTTTCTAAGAAGAAGCTTAGCATGGAACAGCGCCTTTTTCAACAGTTCAG GAGTTCTGGATCCTGATGAACTCTTCTTCATGAACAATGGAGCCAGTGAGACCAGTCTTCTACCTGCTGCTCATGAAGTCCGAAATCGAAGATCCGAATCCGAATCCACTAAAAATAATGTCAGCATTTTTGGAGACTGGTTTGAGCTTCAACCATCAATCACTGAATCCAAGTCAAGTAAAGCTTTGAATGTTGTAGAAAGAAGTTCAAAATCTAGACCTAAACAAATTGCCCAAT CTTCAAGAATATGTGATAGGTCTTGTAATAGCAAGGTGGTT ATTAAATCTGATCGAACTTCGATTGGAAGTATCATCAATGTCGAGAGCGAAGGGAAGATGAAAAAGGAGgtaaaaacattttttttttggtaa
- the LOC131017747 gene encoding uncharacterized protein LOC131017747 isoform X2, whose protein sequence is MENKSTRTSLAKFSPIFTPTSAAASALSKTKSELKKTQPSASSSTSKISRLSFRKKGIGNISASTHSTSSFASPANPTRHSPFATLFSPVHKQRRSVDSKDVKEASNLQSSLQIPKSMRPSGLRPPSPRHRFFDESTPQHAERSRKMPQKNRKNPSSESGKRDITAAAIDEKNGKKEVNFPVHQLDNLCRNFEAVALESEKISSVKEENKQPSSRMASSRPCRRTPLADKTPKCNFSRAFASPLMEPKKDQKLARRASSVRYA, encoded by the exons ATGGAGAATAAATCCACAAGAACTAGTTTAG CCAAATTCTCTCCCATCTTCACACCAACATCTGCAGCAGCTTCTGCCCTTTCCAAAACAAAATCCGAATTAAAGAAAACTCAACCTTCTGCTTCATCTTCAACCTCCAAAATTTCAAGACTCTCTTTTAGGAAAAAAGGGATTGGAAATATCAGTGCTTCAACTCATTCAACAAGCTCATTTGCGTCGCCTGCGAATCCGACCCGCCATTCCCCCTTTGCAACGCTCTTTTCGCCCGTTCACAAGCAGCGAAGATCCGTTGATTCGAAAGATGTGAAAGAAGCATCGAATTTGCAGAGCAGCTTGCAAATTCCGAAGAGTATGAGGCCTTCTGGACTGCGGCCACCTTCGCCCCGCCACAGATTCTTCGATGAG AGCACTCCTCAGCACGCGGAAAGAAGCAGAAAAATGCCTCAGAAAAATCGTAAGAACCCTAGCTCAGAATCGGGTAAAAGGGATATTACAGCTGCCGCCATTGATGAGAAAAATGGGAAGAAGGAAGTGAATTTTCCTGTGCATCAACTTGATAATCTCTGCAGAAATTTTGAGGCCGTCGCTCTGGAAAGCGAGAAAATCAGTAGTGTGAAAGAAGAAAATAAGCAGCCGAGTTCAAGAATGGCTTCATCGAGGCCGTGTAGGAGAACTCCACTCGCAGACAAAACACCCAAATGCAATTTCAGTAGAGCATTTGCATCGCCATTGATGGAACCAAAGAAAGATCAGAAGTTGGCGAGGAGAGCATCATCTGTTAGATATGCTTAG
- the LOC131017747 gene encoding uncharacterized protein LOC131017747 isoform X1: protein MGEKSAYKISSNLQPNTSLSAAKFSPIFTPTSAAASALSKTKSELKKTQPSASSSTSKISRLSFRKKGIGNISASTHSTSSFASPANPTRHSPFATLFSPVHKQRRSVDSKDVKEASNLQSSLQIPKSMRPSGLRPPSPRHRFFDESTPQHAERSRKMPQKNRKNPSSESGKRDITAAAIDEKNGKKEVNFPVHQLDNLCRNFEAVALESEKISSVKEENKQPSSRMASSRPCRRTPLADKTPKCNFSRAFASPLMEPKKDQKLARRASSVRYA from the exons ATGGGAGAGAAATCAGCTTACAAAATTTCATCAAATCTTCAACCTAATACCTCTCTCTCAGCAGCCAAATTCTCTCCCATCTTCACACCAACATCTGCAGCAGCTTCTGCCCTTTCCAAAACAAAATCCGAATTAAAGAAAACTCAACCTTCTGCTTCATCTTCAACCTCCAAAATTTCAAGACTCTCTTTTAGGAAAAAAGGGATTGGAAATATCAGTGCTTCAACTCATTCAACAAGCTCATTTGCGTCGCCTGCGAATCCGACCCGCCATTCCCCCTTTGCAACGCTCTTTTCGCCCGTTCACAAGCAGCGAAGATCCGTTGATTCGAAAGATGTGAAAGAAGCATCGAATTTGCAGAGCAGCTTGCAAATTCCGAAGAGTATGAGGCCTTCTGGACTGCGGCCACCTTCGCCCCGCCACAGATTCTTCGATGAG AGCACTCCTCAGCACGCGGAAAGAAGCAGAAAAATGCCTCAGAAAAATCGTAAGAACCCTAGCTCAGAATCGGGTAAAAGGGATATTACAGCTGCCGCCATTGATGAGAAAAATGGGAAGAAGGAAGTGAATTTTCCTGTGCATCAACTTGATAATCTCTGCAGAAATTTTGAGGCCGTCGCTCTGGAAAGCGAGAAAATCAGTAGTGTGAAAGAAGAAAATAAGCAGCCGAGTTCAAGAATGGCTTCATCGAGGCCGTGTAGGAGAACTCCACTCGCAGACAAAACACCCAAATGCAATTTCAGTAGAGCATTTGCATCGCCATTGATGGAACCAAAGAAAGATCAGAAGTTGGCGAGGAGAGCATCATCTGTTAGATATGCTTAG
- the LOC131018415 gene encoding F-box/kelch-repeat protein At3g23880-like: MDRENAPPPSRKLRYLPEEIIEEILSRLAVKSLLRFRCVSKSWRCLMSSERFIRTQLEKSSNDPTAAHWQVLFNCGCGSKFSTSGLQQCSVRSFLDDPDVDPSPIDDPTNHHLTTGGYLVGNCDGLLCILKKPGSFFLWNLATRISMELPKIDLKIAKSGFGHDDESGAYKVFVVGSTYAEEKREWIGKHYSSKTNSWKTVKLGGHAVGVGAEYISPNKWFRDMVRTARRVKENTGYEPAFMTRANVNKRMKKFLELKNNFVYVESLVSPVPQNL; this comes from the coding sequence ATGGATCGGGAAAACGCTCCTCCTCCGAGCAGGAAACTCCGCTATCTTCCCGAAGAAATAATCGAAGAAATACTGTCAAGACTTGCGGTGAAATCACTGCTGAGATTCAGGTGCGTTTCGAAATCATGGCGTTGTTTAATGAGTAGCGAGAGATTCATCAGAACCCAACTCGAGAAATCAAGCAATGACCCAACTGCCGCCCATTGGCAAGTTCTGTTCAACTGTGGCTGTGGTTCAAAATTTTCAACATCTGGATTGCAGCAATGCTCTGTGCGTTCCTTCTTGGATGACCCCGACGTCGATCCTTCCCCTATCGACGATCCGACCAATCATCATCTGACGACAGGTGGTTATCTCGTCGGAAACTGTGACGGGCTACTTTGCATTCTCAAGAAACCAGGGAGCTTTTTCTTGTGGAACCTAGCCACTAGAATCTCCATGGAATTACCCAAAATAGACCTCAAAATCGCGAAATCTGGGTTCGGCCACGACGATGAAAGTGGTGCATACAAGGTGTTTGTTGTTGGGTCGACGTATGCCGAGGAAAAGCGAGAGTGGATAGGTAAGCATTATAGTTCGAAGACGAATTCATGGAAAACAGTAAAGCTCGGGGGCCATGCCGTCGGAGTTGGAGCTGAATATATAAGTCCCAACAAGTGGTTTAGGGATATGGTGCGGACGGCACGTAGGGTGAAAGAGAACACCGGTTATGAACCCGCCTTCATGACTCGCGCGAATGTAAACAAGAGAATGAAGAAGTTTTTGGAGCTCAAGAATAATTTTGTCTACGTTGAAAGTTTAGTCTCGCCAGTTCCTCAGAATCTTTGA